GGACGATCAGGCAGGTGATTGTAGGCACCGATAACCTCTACGTCCTTAAGGCGAGCAACGAATCGTGACGATTGGCGACCGATGGTTAGCGTGCGGTTTTCTACACTAGCTGCTTTATCCGCAAGCATCTCTTTGAGGTAGGCTTTCATCACATTCGCGTTGTAGGCTCCCACCAGTGTCTTATCACCAGTTACCGCAATAATAAGCCGGGTCTTAACAGGCCGCGTCTTAAACAACGGATGATCTTTCGTCGCACCCTGACTCGCCAGGTATGTCAAAAGCTCGTTAGCTGCTAGTGCGTATGATGCCGATGCTTTATCAGCATCTTGGGCACGGCGCATTTTGCTCGCGGCAACGAGCTGCATGGCTTTCGTAATCTGCTTGGTATTTTTTACCGAGCGAATACGTTGTTTCAATTGCCGCAAAGAAGCCATGTCTAGCCCTCAAATCCCTTAGCAACCGATACGGCAACTTTTTTAATGAGGCTTAGCATCTTTTCATCAGGTTTATCACCCTTGTTAAGTGCGCGCATATCCTCTTTGTGCTCGGTCCAAAGCTTTGTTAGAAGAGATGCCTGTGCATCTTTAATCTTAGCAACAGTAACATTATCAAGCGCACCTTCGTTTACTGCGTAGATGCTTGCAACGAGTTCCCAAACACCCATTGGTTGGTACTGGATTTGCTTAAGAAGCTCTGTAAGACGTTGGCCACGCTCAATCTGAGCCTTTGTTTCAGCATCAAGATCACTACCAAACTGAGCAAAGCTTGCAAGTTCACGGAACTGACTCAAGCCAAGCTTGAGGTGACCGCTCACACTCTTAACTGCCTTCGTCTGCGCATCACCACCGACACGACTCACTGAGAGACCGGCCGAGATAGCTGGACGAATACCCTGGTAAAAGAGATCCGTTTCCATAAAGATCTGTCCGTCTGTAATGGAGATGACGTTGGTTGGAATGTAGGCAGAAATATCACCAGCCTGCGTTTCAATGATAGGAAGGGCAGTAAGACTACCACCGCCAAGATCGTCAGAAAGTTTAGCAGAACGCTCGAGCAGACGAGAGTGAAGATAGAACACATCACCTGGGTACGCCTCGCGTCCTGGTGGACGACGAAGAAGTAGTGACATCTGACGGTAGGCAACAGCGTGCTTTGTTAGGTCATCGTAAATCATCAGCGCGTGCTGTTTGTTGTCACGGAAGTATTCTCCCATAGCTGTTGCAGCGTACGGTGCAAGATATAGCATTGAAGCTGGATCGCTAGGACCAGTCGCCACAATAATTGTCTGCTCCATGACGCCTTCTTGCTTGAGTCGATCGATCAAACGAGCAATCTTTGAAAGCTTCTGACCAATTGCCACATATACGTTCACTACGCCGGTCTTTTGACGACCTTGGTTGATCATCGTATCAATAGCAATAGCCGTTTTACCGGTTTGGCGGTCACCGATGATCAACTCACGCTGACCACGGCCGATAGGGAACATAGCATCAATCGCCATAATACCCGTCATAAGTGGTTCGTGAACGTGCTTACGGCCAAGAACGCCGATTGCTTCACGCTCCACAAGCCCCATTTGTTTAGTCTTGATGGCAGGGCCGCCATCAAGTGGACGACCAAGTGGGTCAACGACACGACCGAGGAGCTCTGGGCCAACAGGAACCTCAAGGACTGTACCCCTAAGGCGTACTGTGTTTCCCGCAGAGACGTGCTCGTCACTGCCTAAGAGCACTGCGCCAATTTCGTCTTCCATCAAGTTAAGCGCGAAGGCTTCTACAATGCCTTCGTTGGTTTCAATTTCGAGCATCTCGGAAAACCCAGCACTTCGTAGGCCGTGAACCCAGGCGACACCATCGCCGACTCGGGTGACGATTCCAACGTTCTCGAGGTTTCCAGAGGTCTCTAGCCCGGCTATCGCATCGCGTAGCTCGGCAGCTAGTTCTGTTACTGCTATATCAGCCATATTCCTCTTCCTTATAATTGCTTTTCTTTAAGTGCTACCAATTTACGGCGGAGCGTTCCATCAAACCGTTTACCCGGAATATCAACTCGCATGCCACCAAGTATGCTTGAATCGATTGTCTCACGCACATGCAGGCTTTTTGCCTGAACGAGCGTACCAATCTGCTTCTTAAGCGCCTCGGTCAGAGGTCGGGCGGTCGTAACATCAGCTATAACCGTCCCGCGAGCAGCTAACTCTCCTTCGATATCCCGAACGAGGAGATCGAGTTCGCGTGTTCGGCGAGTATCTACCAAGTACGCTGCAACCTCTTTTATGACATCGGATGATTTAGCACCCGCATGCAGCTTATCAGCGGCATAGAGAGCGATCTTACGGCGCGACAAACGGCCCGCCATAATTACTTCGCCTCCTCGAGCGAGGTAGCGATTACTTTTTCATCGATCTTATCTGTCATCGCTTTACCAACAACTTTTTCGGTTGCAAGTGCCACGAGCGTGAGCGTCTCATTATGAAGCGCCTTGCGTGCAGCAACGATGTCTTTTTCGACTTGCTCGTGAGCATCAGCAACGATACGCTCGGCACGGGCTTTCGCCTTCGCGTCCGCACGTTCAGCTGCAGCATTAGCTTCTTCTTTAGCTGTCGTCAAAATACTACTTGCATCTTGGCGTGCTTGCTTAAGAAGTTCTTCAACCTCGGTCTTTGTCTTATCGGCTTGCTTTTGCGCCGACTCGCTTGCGCGGGCAGCTTCTTCGATGTTTGCCTGGCGTTTATCGACAGCCTTCATAAGGCTTGGATAAACGAATTTGCCAAGCAAAAAAACGAGTATTACAAACGCGACAAGCTGAAAGACAAGCATCTTCCAGTCGATGCCAAGCGCAGTGAACAGATCTCCAGATGGAGCAGCTTCTGCAAATTGTCCTAATATATTCATTGACTTGCCACCTTTTTCTTAGAGGAACTTGGCGATAATCGCAACAACGATACCGATAATTGCTAGTGAGTCTGAGAACACAATAGCGGTAATCATGAGCGTACGAATATCACTTAGCTTTTCTGGGTTGCGTCCAAGTGCGTTTAGGGCACCTGCGCCAATAAAACCAACACCAAGGGCAGCACCAAGAGCTGGCAGTGCGTAGGTAAGGCCGAATGCTAATTGATTCATTACGTATATCTCCTTTTGTTATTTACTTAATTTTATCATTCTCGCGCTGACAGTTTTTCGAGACGTGTATCAGCAGGGGAATGTTCAAAATGGGATGTATGATCTGGATGTGCTTTTTGGCCTCCATGGCTATCGATGGCCAACGCCGTAAAGATAACTGTTAGGACAAAGAACACATACGCCTGAATAAAGCCGATGAACAACTCAAAACCCATAAACACAGGTAGAGCAGCCACCGAGAAGTAGCTCGTAAGGGCGCCGATGATAATCAGTAAGATTTCACCAGCGAAACAGTTACCGAAAAGACGCAACGATAGGGCAGAATAGCGCGAGACCTCACCGATCAGGTCAAGAAAGCCTTCGAATGCGCCAATAGGGTCCTTGAGCGGGTTGCGAATGTAGCGCTTTATGTTGCCAACTGGGCCGTGTGCACGAATGGCGTAAATCTGTGTAATAACAAGAGCTAAGATAGCAATCGCAAATGTGAAGTTCATGTCAGCCGCTACACTCCGAAGAACTGGCACACCATTGTAGGTGATCGTATCGAGTCCCGGCAGAATACTCATCCAATACGAGATAAGTACGTAGAAGAACAGCGTCATGGCAAGAGGCGTAATTTTACGCGCCAGTTTTTTATCAGGAATAATGCTATTTACCTGTGACAACATACCTTCGAACGCCCACTGAATAAGGCCAACAAACCGATTGTATTTATTTCGTTTAACCATTTGAGACGTGTAGATAAATACGGCAAGGAAAATAACCAGGCTAAGCACACCAGTCATCATAGAGTTCGTTACACGAAAGCCGAGTACTGTAAACAGCGCCTGTGACGCAAGGCTGATGTGAATATCGAGTGCAGCAAAATTATTGATCATCTTGTTTTACCTTTTTAATTTGACGCCGTACAAGTGCGTAGGCAAGGTAAGCCCCTAGGACAATACCGGTAACCATAATCCATGGTGTTGTGTGGAAGAATTTATCGGCAAGAAGGCCCAATATGGTGAGACCGATCGTGGGAACGAACATCCGCCACGTCGTGTCACCAATGGTGCCAAGCAATAAAACAACCGTCGATGTGTCCGGCGGTACAGGCTTTTTGTCGCCATCATTTTGTGATGTGCTCATGTACGTATACACTATACCAGTAGAGCCCTTATTTGTATAGAGTCATGCCACGCAAAAACAACACTAGGCCGCATTCGCCATTTACCCTTATCAACGCTTGCAACAGCAAGCGTCCATTTAGGTCTGAAAAGGAGGCGCTAAAAGCAGCTGACTACCAAATGCTCATACAGCCCCGGTT
The window above is part of the Candidatus Chromulinivoraceae bacterium genome. Proteins encoded here:
- the atpG gene encoding ATP synthase F1 subunit gamma gives rise to the protein MASLRQLKQRIRSVKNTKQITKAMQLVAASKMRRAQDADKASASYALAANELLTYLASQGATKDHPLFKTRPVKTRLIIAVTGDKTLVGAYNANVMKAYLKEMLADKAASVENRTLTIGRQSSRFVARLKDVEVIGAYNHLPDRPDGAELRSILTTVCDQFVSGAVDAVDIVFTEFKSSITQRVVTKRLLPAGFTAEPVSDVIREALYEPTVETVLDGVAYRLVESQIFQALLDAKASEYSMQMIAMKNATDNATELSGDLTMEMNRVRQGAITQELAEISGGVEALNE
- the atpA gene encoding F0F1 ATP synthase subunit alpha — translated: MADIAVTELAAELRDAIAGLETSGNLENVGIVTRVGDGVAWVHGLRSAGFSEMLEIETNEGIVEAFALNLMEDEIGAVLLGSDEHVSAGNTVRLRGTVLEVPVGPELLGRVVDPLGRPLDGGPAIKTKQMGLVEREAIGVLGRKHVHEPLMTGIMAIDAMFPIGRGQRELIIGDRQTGKTAIAIDTMINQGRQKTGVVNVYVAIGQKLSKIARLIDRLKQEGVMEQTIIVATGPSDPASMLYLAPYAATAMGEYFRDNKQHALMIYDDLTKHAVAYRQMSLLLRRPPGREAYPGDVFYLHSRLLERSAKLSDDLGGGSLTALPIIETQAGDISAYIPTNVISITDGQIFMETDLFYQGIRPAISAGLSVSRVGGDAQTKAVKSVSGHLKLGLSQFRELASFAQFGSDLDAETKAQIERGQRLTELLKQIQYQPMGVWELVASIYAVNEGALDNVTVAKIKDAQASLLTKLWTEHKEDMRALNKGDKPDEKMLSLIKKVAVSVAKGFEG
- a CDS encoding F0F1 ATP synthase subunit delta, whose translation is MAGRLSRRKIALYAADKLHAGAKSSDVIKEVAAYLVDTRRTRELDLLVRDIEGELAARGTVIADVTTARPLTEALKKQIGTLVQAKSLHVRETIDSSILGGMRVDIPGKRFDGTLRRKLVALKEKQL
- the atpF gene encoding F0F1 ATP synthase subunit B → MNILGQFAEAAPSGDLFTALGIDWKMLVFQLVAFVILVFLLGKFVYPSLMKAVDKRQANIEEAARASESAQKQADKTKTEVEELLKQARQDASSILTTAKEEANAAAERADAKAKARAERIVADAHEQVEKDIVAARKALHNETLTLVALATEKVVGKAMTDKIDEKVIATSLEEAK
- a CDS encoding ATP synthase F0 subunit C; translation: MNQLAFGLTYALPALGAALGVGFIGAGALNALGRNPEKLSDIRTLMITAIVFSDSLAIIGIVVAIIAKFL
- the atpB gene encoding F0F1 ATP synthase subunit A, with protein sequence MINNFAALDIHISLASQALFTVLGFRVTNSMMTGVLSLVIFLAVFIYTSQMVKRNKYNRFVGLIQWAFEGMLSQVNSIIPDKKLARKITPLAMTLFFYVLISYWMSILPGLDTITYNGVPVLRSVAADMNFTFAIAILALVITQIYAIRAHGPVGNIKRYIRNPLKDPIGAFEGFLDLIGEVSRYSALSLRLFGNCFAGEILLIIIGALTSYFSVAALPVFMGFELFIGFIQAYVFFVLTVIFTALAIDSHGGQKAHPDHTSHFEHSPADTRLEKLSARE
- a CDS encoding AtpZ/AtpI family protein; translated protein: MSTSQNDGDKKPVPPDTSTVVLLLGTIGDTTWRMFVPTIGLTILGLLADKFFHTTPWIMVTGIVLGAYLAYALVRRQIKKVKQDDQ